Proteins encoded within one genomic window of Phototrophicus methaneseepsis:
- the dnaG gene encoding DNA primase: protein MSVTEQIKARLDIVQYVQQYVPQLKKAGRYYKACCPFHSEKTPSFVVNPDTQSWRCFGACAEGGDIFSFAMKQNGWSFSEALNELGRQAGVQVAQQTPEQEEEAAHQDRLRGMLQTAADFYHQHLVSIEDDATRAAYEYARQKRGFSDETIARYQIGYAPAGWQHMLTALTDLGYSEQEILDAGLASQNDRGRVYDRFRNRLMIPIKDDRGRMVGFGARALDPDDTPKYLNSPQTAVFDKSHTLFGLDLAKGAIRESETAVIVEGYMDVIQAHQAGYLNVIAQMGTAMTESQLRLIVPRYAKRIILALDADAAGQNATRRSLEVAREALQADYTGKLAVEIRVLHITNGKDPDDFLRETPEKWPEIVAAAVPVADFVIDLETAELGPDASLQERQAVAERVLPILSASENNLYTRENLQKLAMRLRISEQDLLNWAQELQREERKRRDAQARREQQQKSQPTTSPEDEPSSSYEPPIFFGDDDMPPMFDDDGRDFLPDVDLPAPAPKTSAAKTPAVPSSPAFTPARLTSRHTSRASEAHCLRMLLHKPDLLFQANRRLRELAQESMDLIDGPLGDITVEDFSQSDYRLIFKALLASLMQDDMEPLDYIRQNLDAALASELNQLLLTDVDMVQEQLAGRFGGEFIDSWGAFKRQSLPGIDVENDVVRRILQVRRQRVQREREEILFLVTEAERSHDKQVAREHGAQCMLLNMASHRLNQAILVSHRPGS, encoded by the coding sequence ATGTCTGTTACTGAGCAAATCAAAGCGAGGCTGGATATTGTTCAATATGTCCAGCAGTACGTACCCCAGCTAAAGAAGGCTGGCCGGTATTATAAAGCTTGCTGCCCATTCCACAGTGAAAAAACACCCTCGTTTGTTGTAAATCCGGATACGCAGTCGTGGCGGTGCTTCGGTGCATGTGCTGAAGGCGGCGATATTTTTAGCTTTGCGATGAAGCAGAATGGCTGGTCCTTTAGCGAAGCCCTGAATGAGCTAGGGCGTCAGGCGGGCGTCCAGGTGGCTCAACAGACGCCGGAACAAGAGGAAGAAGCGGCTCATCAGGATCGCTTGCGTGGGATGCTCCAGACAGCGGCAGATTTCTATCACCAGCACTTGGTCAGCATAGAAGATGATGCGACCCGCGCCGCCTACGAGTATGCACGTCAAAAACGTGGTTTTTCTGATGAGACCATCGCGCGCTACCAGATTGGTTATGCGCCTGCTGGTTGGCAGCATATGCTCACAGCTCTGACAGACCTGGGCTATAGTGAGCAGGAAATTCTCGACGCAGGCCTCGCCAGCCAGAATGACCGCGGGCGTGTATATGACCGCTTTCGCAATCGCCTCATGATCCCGATTAAAGATGATCGCGGGCGCATGGTGGGCTTTGGTGCCCGTGCCCTGGACCCGGACGATACGCCCAAGTACCTGAATTCCCCCCAAACGGCTGTCTTCGATAAGAGTCACACGCTCTTTGGCCTGGATTTAGCGAAGGGTGCCATCCGTGAGAGCGAAACGGCTGTTATCGTCGAAGGCTATATGGATGTGATACAAGCCCATCAGGCTGGCTATCTGAACGTCATCGCCCAGATGGGGACGGCCATGACGGAATCTCAGCTTCGGCTGATTGTGCCGCGTTATGCCAAGCGTATTATCCTGGCGCTGGATGCGGATGCCGCCGGACAGAATGCCACACGTCGCAGCCTAGAAGTGGCCCGCGAAGCGCTGCAAGCTGATTATACGGGCAAGCTCGCTGTTGAGATCCGGGTGCTGCACATCACCAATGGCAAAGACCCGGATGACTTCCTGCGAGAAACACCAGAGAAATGGCCTGAGATTGTAGCCGCTGCCGTTCCTGTTGCAGATTTCGTCATTGATCTGGAAACGGCTGAATTGGGCCCGGATGCCAGTTTGCAAGAGCGGCAGGCTGTCGCGGAGCGCGTCTTGCCGATTTTATCCGCCAGCGAGAATAACCTTTATACGCGGGAAAACCTGCAAAAGCTGGCAATGCGTCTGCGCATCAGCGAACAGGACTTGCTCAATTGGGCGCAGGAACTCCAGCGCGAGGAACGCAAGCGCCGCGATGCCCAGGCACGGCGGGAACAGCAGCAAAAGTCCCAGCCGACAACATCGCCAGAAGATGAGCCTTCCAGCAGCTATGAGCCGCCAATCTTCTTTGGTGATGATGACATGCCCCCGATGTTTGATGATGATGGGCGTGATTTCTTACCGGATGTCGATTTGCCCGCACCTGCGCCAAAAACATCTGCGGCAAAAACACCTGCTGTACCGTCATCCCCGGCTTTTACGCCTGCACGGTTGACGAGCCGCCATACCAGCCGCGCGTCAGAAGCGCACTGTCTGCGGATGCTGCTGCATAAGCCGGATTTATTGTTCCAGGCTAATCGTCGTCTGAGAGAATTGGCCCAGGAGAGTATGGATCTGATTGATGGACCGTTAGGAGATATTACGGTTGAAGACTTCAGCCAGAGTGATTACCGCCTGATTTTTAAGGCGCTGCTGGCTTCCTTGATGCAGGATGATATGGAGCCGCTGGATTATATCCGTCAGAACCTGGATGCTGCGCTTGCATCGGAATTGAACCAACTGTTATTAACAGACGTCGATATGGTGCAGGAACAGCTCGCGGGACGGTTTGGAGGAGAGTTTATTGACTCCTGGGGGGCATTTAAGCGGCAGTCGTTACCGGGTATCGATGTCGAAAATGATGTGGTGCGGCGGATCTTACAAGTTCGTCGTCAACGCGTCCAACGGGAACGCGAAGAAATCCTGTTTTTAGTCACAGAAGCGGAGCGCAGCCATGATAAACAGGTTGCGCGTGAGCATGGTGCCCAGTGTATGTTGCTTAATATGGCGTCACATCGGCTCAATCAGGCCATTTTGGTATCACATCGGCCGGGTTCTTGA
- the rpoD gene encoding RNA polymerase sigma factor RpoD produces MTNEDIRDAINAFESDDEDDLGDALLGKLKKVNKDFIDEGIEEDFIEEDLDEDYDEDDDEEDEDLSVVAIADDPVRMYLKEIGQVPLLDTNREMWLSAQIASERLLQDLIDDLASLDRLNSEDQRSLPSAVDTLRHAYQHLSNNWGKVEEMATNLKVDVPDLRAFIDEVMQISENWDVDRTSAIRSYFRQREWGRDEAWDEYAGVVFEVIHSLCLMPTAQLLQLRGDYRETGQVPDLATFTAWLEEDEDDPEQEAQFTLEQAELRAEMAAENLTRANLRLVVSVAKRYMGRGISFLDLIQEGNIGLLRAVAKFDHTKGFKFSTYATWWIRQAISRAIADQARTIRIPVHMVETINRLMRIQRELLQKLGAEPSAEQIALEMDFLTKEERDAIKLLREKGMHLDPSLQRKLRRAAQKVRKIMRISQEPMSLDMPIGQEDSSQLGDFIPDENLPGPVDAASKQLLKEQIRNALDVLSDREREVLQMRFGLVDGQDHTLEEVGKHFGVTRERIRQIEAKALRKLRHPTRSRQLRDYLEM; encoded by the coding sequence ATGACGAACGAAGACATTCGAGACGCAATCAATGCATTTGAGAGTGACGACGAGGATGATCTCGGTGATGCGTTACTCGGCAAATTGAAGAAGGTCAACAAGGACTTCATCGACGAAGGCATCGAAGAAGACTTCATTGAGGAAGACCTCGATGAGGACTATGACGAAGATGACGACGAAGAAGATGAAGATCTATCAGTCGTCGCGATAGCGGATGACCCTGTTCGTATGTATTTGAAAGAAATCGGGCAGGTGCCGCTGCTGGATACGAATCGGGAAATGTGGCTGAGTGCCCAGATTGCTTCTGAGCGGCTGCTGCAAGACCTGATTGACGATCTCGCCAGCCTCGACCGATTGAATAGCGAAGATCAAAGGTCGCTGCCCAGCGCTGTCGATACGCTGCGCCATGCTTACCAGCATCTCAGCAACAATTGGGGCAAGGTCGAAGAAATGGCGACTAACCTCAAGGTTGATGTGCCGGATTTGCGCGCCTTCATTGATGAAGTCATGCAAATCTCTGAAAACTGGGATGTTGACCGTACATCAGCGATTCGCTCCTATTTCCGCCAGCGCGAGTGGGGCCGGGATGAAGCCTGGGATGAATACGCGGGCGTCGTGTTCGAAGTCATTCATTCCCTGTGCCTGATGCCGACTGCCCAGTTGCTACAATTGCGTGGTGACTATCGCGAGACAGGGCAGGTCCCTGATCTGGCAACATTCACGGCATGGTTGGAAGAAGACGAAGACGACCCGGAACAAGAAGCACAGTTCACGCTGGAACAAGCTGAACTGCGTGCAGAGATGGCCGCGGAAAATCTGACACGTGCGAACCTTCGCCTTGTGGTGAGTGTCGCCAAGCGTTATATGGGGCGTGGCATTAGCTTCCTGGATTTGATTCAGGAAGGGAATATCGGCCTGCTGCGTGCCGTTGCTAAATTCGACCACACCAAAGGCTTCAAGTTCAGCACTTATGCTACCTGGTGGATCCGTCAGGCGATTAGCCGGGCGATTGCAGACCAGGCGCGTACAATCCGTATTCCGGTGCATATGGTGGAGACAATCAACCGCCTGATGCGCATTCAGCGGGAATTGCTGCAAAAGCTGGGTGCTGAACCTAGTGCGGAACAGATCGCCCTGGAGATGGACTTCCTCACAAAAGAAGAACGGGATGCCATCAAGTTGCTGCGCGAGAAGGGGATGCATCTGGACCCCAGCCTACAGCGTAAGCTGCGCCGTGCAGCCCAGAAGGTGCGTAAGATCATGCGCATCAGCCAAGAGCCAATGAGCCTGGATATGCCGATTGGTCAGGAAGATAGCAGCCAATTAGGCGACTTCATCCCTGATGAAAACCTGCCAGGGCCAGTGGACGCCGCTAGCAAGCAGCTCCTTAAGGAGCAGATCCGTAATGCGCTCGATGTCCTCAGCGACCGCGAGCGTGAGGTGCTGCAAATGCGCTTTGGCCTCGTTGATGGGCAGGATCATACGCTGGAAGAAGTCGGTAAGCACTTCGGCGTCACTCGTGAGCGTATCCGCCAGATTGAAGCCAAGGCACTTCGTAAGCTACGTCATCCCACACGCAGCCGCCAATTGCGTGACTATCTGGAAATGTAG
- a CDS encoding GNAT family N-acetyltransferase, whose protein sequence is MPSQKPVYCPICGHTLTEREEGGRLRPACDNCGYVHFVNPVPGVGMLIEMDGGVVLIKRRNPPNQGKWTLPSGFVEADESAEEAAVREAEEETGLKTEIIELAAINSFPEGPPVSGIMVFYRMRPIGGQLQAGDDATEARVFAPDELPLLPFRTHREMIAEWLENHVERSANMPIHKPASIHIRLTQSSDAEQVMGLLALIPANRHLTDEEWAAVRLRLQESPLVEVYVAETTDSPSLIVGCCALSVVRGLTEGGGLLNDMAVLPLYQRRGVGAELLEVVMRRAGELNLRTLWVNTHRANDQARAFYAKLGFRTGEMMRLKIR, encoded by the coding sequence ATGCCATCTCAAAAACCCGTTTATTGTCCAATTTGTGGTCATACCCTCACAGAACGAGAAGAAGGTGGGCGGTTGCGGCCTGCCTGTGATAACTGTGGTTATGTGCATTTTGTGAACCCGGTCCCGGGCGTGGGCATGCTGATCGAAATGGATGGCGGTGTGGTCCTCATCAAGCGCCGCAATCCACCGAATCAGGGCAAGTGGACGCTGCCGAGTGGCTTTGTGGAAGCTGATGAAAGCGCTGAAGAAGCAGCAGTCCGTGAGGCAGAAGAAGAAACAGGCCTCAAAACAGAGATTATCGAACTTGCTGCTATCAACTCTTTCCCAGAAGGGCCGCCCGTCAGTGGGATTATGGTCTTTTATCGCATGCGACCCATCGGCGGCCAGCTGCAGGCAGGAGATGATGCGACTGAAGCACGCGTCTTTGCGCCGGATGAGTTGCCGCTGCTGCCGTTTCGTACGCATCGTGAGATGATCGCTGAGTGGCTGGAAAATCATGTTGAGCGCTCAGCCAATATGCCTATTCACAAACCAGCGTCGATTCATATCCGCTTGACCCAGTCGAGCGATGCTGAGCAGGTCATGGGGTTGCTGGCGCTGATCCCTGCGAATCGTCATCTGACCGATGAAGAATGGGCGGCTGTCCGGCTGCGTTTGCAGGAATCGCCCTTAGTAGAAGTCTATGTAGCGGAAACAACGGATTCACCTTCGCTGATTGTGGGATGCTGCGCGCTTTCAGTGGTCCGTGGCCTGACGGAAGGCGGCGGCTTGCTCAATGATATGGCCGTATTGCCTTTATATCAGCGGCGGGGTGTCGGTGCGGAATTGCTGGAAGTGGTTATGCGGCGTGCTGGTGAACTCAATCTGCGCACGCTGTGGGTGAATACGCATCGGGCCAATGACCAGGCGAGGGCATTCTATGCGAAATTGGGCTTTCGTACCGGTGAAATGATGCGGCTGAAGATCCGCTAA